One segment of Bacteroidales bacterium DNA contains the following:
- a CDS encoding urocanate hydratase has translation HHDVSGTDSPFRETSNIYDGSQFTADMAVQNVIGDSFRGATWVSLHNGGGVGWGEVINGGFGMLLDGSPDADRRLKMMLHWDVNNGIARRSWARNDGAIFAIKRAMEKEPLLKVTLPNVVDDEVIDI, from the coding sequence CCACCATGATGTTTCAGGCACTGATTCTCCTTTCAGAGAAACCTCCAACATTTACGACGGCTCGCAATTCACTGCTGATATGGCCGTGCAGAACGTGATCGGCGATTCCTTCCGTGGCGCCACCTGGGTTTCGCTGCACAACGGCGGCGGCGTTGGCTGGGGCGAGGTGATCAACGGCGGGTTCGGCATGTTGCTCGACGGCTCACCTGATGCCGACCGACGGCTGAAAATGATGCTCCACTGGGACGTGAACAACGGCATTGCCCGCCGCAGCTGGGCCAGAAACGACGGCGCCATCTTCGCCATAAAGCGGGCTATGGAAAAAGAACCTTTATTGAAAGTTACCTTGCCAAATGTGGTGGATGACGAAGTGATCGATATTTAG
- a CDS encoding type II toxin-antitoxin system RelE/ParE family toxin → MKIIWSDFASKSLRSIYQYYKDVANEDVAKKIKTNIFISTKKLNNYPELGQIEKNLSKLGEGHRYLVSGHYKIIYKAIKEGILITDVFDTRQDPIKINDPHR, encoded by the coding sequence ATGAAAATAATCTGGTCAGACTTTGCATCCAAATCACTTAGAAGTATATATCAGTATTACAAAGATGTGGCAAATGAAGATGTAGCCAAAAAGATAAAGACAAATATTTTCATCTCCACAAAAAAGTTGAACAATTATCCAGAGTTGGGTCAAATCGAAAAAAACCTTTCAAAGCTCGGAGAGGGTCATAGATACCTGGTTTCTGGTCATTACAAAATAATTTACAAAGCCATAAAAGAAGGAATCCTGATAACGGATGTTTTTGACACAAGACAAGACCCAATCAAAATAAATGATCCACACAGATAG
- a CDS encoding protein tyrosine phosphatase: MSDSQKLKLLFVCTVNRMRSATAHKIYETDPRFEVKSAGTEKSASTVLTEELLNWAESVIVMEKHHRNHIRKHFPDIYKNKRIVCLYIPDDYDYMQTELISILKDKMEDVFLRKLI; the protein is encoded by the coding sequence ATGTCAGACAGTCAAAAACTTAAATTACTCTTTGTTTGCACGGTAAACAGGATGAGAAGTGCGACTGCTCACAAAATTTATGAAACAGACCCGCGTTTTGAAGTAAAATCAGCAGGAACTGAAAAATCAGCAAGTACAGTGCTAACGGAAGAATTATTAAATTGGGCTGAGAGCGTTATCGTGATGGAAAAGCACCATAGAAATCATATTAGAAAACATTTCCCCGACATTTACAAAAACAAGAGAATTGTTTGTTTGTACATTCCAGACGACTACGACTATATGCAGACAGAGCTTATCAGCATTTTGAAAGATAAAATGGAAGATGTTTTTCTTAGAAAGCTCATTTGA
- a CDS encoding CvpA family protein, translated as MNYLDIIIGVILIVYAIAGFSKGFIKSFTSLAGLILGIYLGIKLSDYLAIILASHFDMAREYLFIMAFIIIFIVVVIILAIIGKVLDNIITQVELGFLNKITGLLFGIIKGVLILSLIIATYNYIDPKAKYLNKETRENSMLYERIGSIAPMILFNVLNFDFNDPSWEDKKNSIDDVV; from the coding sequence ATGAATTACCTGGATATCATCATCGGGGTGATCCTGATTGTTTATGCCATTGCCGGATTCAGCAAAGGTTTTATCAAGTCTTTTACTTCGCTGGCAGGGTTGATTCTTGGGATTTACCTTGGAATAAAACTTTCGGATTATCTTGCTATAATTCTTGCCAGCCACTTTGATATGGCACGCGAATACCTGTTTATCATGGCCTTTATTATCATTTTTATTGTAGTGGTAATCATACTTGCGATCATCGGGAAAGTTCTCGATAATATTATTACTCAGGTTGAACTTGGGTTTTTAAACAAAATTACGGGGTTGCTTTTCGGCATCATAAAAGGGGTGCTGATCCTAAGCCTGATAATTGCCACATACAATTACATTGATCCCAAAGCAAAATACCTGAACAAAGAAACCCGGGAAAACTCAATGCTTTACGAGCGAATTGGGAGTATCGCCCCCATGATTCTTTTTAACGTCCTTAACTTCGATTTTAACGATCCGTCGTGGGAGGATAAAAAAAACAGCATTGACGATGTTGTATAA
- a CDS encoding ATP-binding cassette domain-containing protein, whose protein sequence is MIEARNINKFFGSNHVLKDVSVQFSQGKTNLIIGQSGSGKTVLMKCLVGLHEIDSGQILYNERLFSTLSFRKKKSIRQEIGMLFQGGALFDYMNVEENVGFPLKMFSEMTPQQRLERVNFCLKRVNLEHANTLMPSELSGGMMKRVAIARAISLNPKYLFCDEPNSGLDPQTANLIDNLISEITKEFNITTVINTHDMNSVVEIGDNIVFINDGQLWWEGDNKEILTSDNPELNKFVFASKLTRKLKST, encoded by the coding sequence ATGATCGAAGCAAGAAATATCAACAAGTTCTTTGGCAGCAACCATGTGCTGAAAGATGTGTCGGTGCAGTTTTCGCAGGGCAAAACCAACCTGATCATTGGTCAGAGTGGATCGGGAAAAACAGTGTTGATGAAGTGCCTGGTCGGGCTTCATGAGATCGACAGCGGGCAGATTTTGTACAATGAGCGTCTCTTTTCAACACTCAGTTTCCGGAAGAAAAAATCCATCAGGCAGGAAATTGGCATGTTGTTCCAGGGAGGAGCCTTGTTTGATTATATGAATGTTGAGGAAAATGTGGGTTTTCCGTTAAAGATGTTCAGCGAAATGACCCCTCAACAGCGCCTGGAGCGGGTGAATTTTTGTTTGAAACGCGTAAACCTGGAGCATGCCAACACACTGATGCCTTCAGAGTTGAGTGGCGGGATGATGAAACGTGTGGCCATCGCAAGGGCCATTTCATTAAACCCGAAATATCTCTTTTGCGACGAACCCAACTCCGGACTCGACCCGCAGACCGCCAACCTGATCGACAATCTGATCAGCGAAATCACCAAAGAGTTCAACATAACTACCGTGATCAACACACACGATATGAATTCAGTAGTGGAAATTGGCGATAATATCGTATTTATCAACGACGGTCAACTCTGGTGGGAAGGGGATAACAAAGAGATACTCACATCGGATAACCCGGAACTGAATAAATTTGTGTTTGCTTCAAAATTAACCCGAAAACTCAAATCAACATGA
- a CDS encoding ABC transporter permease, giving the protein MNLISDLGKYILLMRDVFSKPDRVRMFFRQILSEFQTLGVDSLGIVIIISIFVGAVVALQTAYNIDSPLIPLTMVGFTTRQSIILEFSPTMISLVLAGKVGSRIASEIGTMRVTEQIDALEIMGVNPANFLIQPKVFAGVLINPILIIFSICFALFGGWLACILSGIVTSNDYILGLQSWFDPYTITYALIKTAVFAFLITTVSGFQGYETRGGALEVGTASTKAVVYSSILIIIFNLILTQLLL; this is encoded by the coding sequence ATGAATCTGATCAGCGACCTTGGTAAGTACATCCTGTTGATGAGAGATGTTTTTTCGAAACCAGACCGGGTGAGGATGTTTTTCCGGCAGATTTTGTCTGAATTTCAAACACTCGGGGTTGACTCCCTGGGTATTGTGATTATCATCTCCATTTTCGTTGGCGCCGTAGTTGCGCTGCAAACTGCCTACAACATCGACAGTCCGCTGATACCGCTTACCATGGTCGGATTTACTACCCGTCAGTCCATCATCCTCGAATTTTCTCCTACGATGATCAGCCTTGTGCTGGCCGGAAAAGTTGGTTCGCGTATTGCTTCAGAGATAGGAACCATGCGCGTGACCGAGCAGATTGATGCCCTTGAGATTATGGGAGTAAATCCCGCCAATTTCCTGATTCAACCCAAAGTATTTGCCGGCGTGCTGATTAACCCGATCCTGATCATTTTCAGTATCTGCTTTGCACTCTTTGGCGGTTGGCTTGCCTGTATCCTTTCAGGAATTGTTACTTCCAACGATTATATCCTCGGCTTGCAGAGTTGGTTTGATCCTTACACCATCACCTATGCCCTGATAAAAACTGCTGTTTTTGCCTTTTTAATCACTACCGTTTCGGGATTCCAGGGTTACGAAACCCGCGGCGGCGCCCTCGAAGTAGGAACTGCCAGCACGAAAGCGGTAGTCTACAGCAGCATCTTAATTATCATTTTCAACCTGATCCTCACCCAACTCTTACTGTAA
- a CDS encoding transposase — protein sequence MKIEYNNLYTHFVFTTLHRLPLISETNRIRIEKYITGIVNNNSSKLYAIYANPEHIHFLVSRAPNLSEEKLATIVADSSEKFINDNKLSHGIFTWQQSASAFSISKSEVDTICKYILNQPKHHKKVTFEEEYQDFIKH from the coding sequence ATGAAAATCGAATACAATAATCTCTACACGCACTTTGTGTTCACCACGTTACACCGATTACCCCTGATTTCAGAGACAAACCGGATCAGAATCGAGAAATACATCACGGGTATTGTGAACAATAATTCTTCAAAGCTTTACGCCATCTATGCCAATCCCGAACACATTCATTTCCTGGTTTCTCGTGCACCAAATCTTTCGGAAGAAAAACTTGCGACCATTGTGGCCGATAGCTCCGAAAAATTTATCAACGATAACAAATTGTCTCATGGCATCTTCACCTGGCAACAGTCGGCTTCCGCATTTTCAATTTCAAAATCGGAGGTAGATACAATCTGTAAGTACATTTTAAACCAGCCAAAGCATCATAAAAAGGTAACTTTCGAAGAGGAGTATCAGGATTTCATCAAACATTAG